The sequence below is a genomic window from Silene latifolia isolate original U9 population chromosome 7, ASM4854445v1, whole genome shotgun sequence.
GATTTTCTCTGGGGTATTGATGCTGGGTCCAGGAGACATGTCTTCCTGAAGTGGCAGTTGCTATGCTCCCCAAAATTAGAGGGGGGATAGGCATAAAAGAGGTCCTAAGTTGGAATTGTGCGCAAATGATGAAATGGGTTTGGAAGCTTTTTTATAGACCCCATTGTATTTGGGCCAAATGGATTACAACCTATGTATTAAAAGGGACTAGTTTATGGGATGCTCAGCAAACAGTTTCCAACTCTTGGTACTGGAACAATGTTCTTAAAATGAAAGACCTCCTCCTGGGACTTACAGGTTCTCTTGATCAGGCCCTTCATATGCTTGATGCCTGCACTGCTCAGATGAGGTATAGTACTGATACCATGTATGGCTACATTAGGGCTAGAAGATCCCCAGTTACCTGGGCTCCTCTGATTCATGGGACATGATGTCACTCTAAGCATTCTTTTACTGGTATGTTGGTTATGAACAATGGTTTGCCTACTGTGGATAAGCTGATCTCCCATGGTATGTATTTGATCAACAGATGTGTGCTTTGTGAACATAGCTGTGAAGATCTCCCTCATCTGTTTTTCGACTGTGACTTCTCTAGGCGAGTTTTGACTGTTGTTGCTCACTGGGTTCATATGCCCCTGTGCTCCTTTTCTCTGGCTCATATCGTGCAGGCCAGTGTCTCTATTCGAAGAAATGTCAAGCAACAAGCTAGCTTGCTAAGTATCATCTACTATTTATGGAAGGAACGGAATGACAGGATTTTTAAGGGTTCTAAGTCAACTGTGGATGCTCTATGTGTTGTTATTAGGAAAGTTGTAACTTTACGCTTGTATGGTTCTAATTTTCCTTAGGCTTGTTGGTAGGACGTTTGTTCTTTTAGTTCTATCTTAGGGGGCTTTCTTAGTCTCCTTTGTAGGAAAGAGTGGCAAGGATCTTGTACTTATGTTTTATCATGAAATAATAAGATCCATAActtttctgcaaaaaaaaataaaaaaaataaataaataaataaataaataataataataataataataataataataataataataataataataataataataataataataataataataataataataataataataataataataataataataataaagataaattaaattaaattaaattaagttaatttaagttcagatcttataagttcagttcagatcaagttcagttcagatcctataagttcagttcagatcttataagttcagttcagctcagatcctataagttcagttcagttcagatcagatcagtTTTAatccaaaagaacaaggccttatTGATTCTGTATAGAGCAGGCATTCCTCTTTGATTTTGGCAAAGGACAAATATTGCAAGCATAAGTTTTTCTTTGCGGATGTACTGCCCTTAATTTTGTTGAAGTAAATAACAAATCTCACAATATTTGTGAGATGAGCGCGACTGTTTAATTGGATTATTTAAATGTGTGAGGCAGTAAAACGGTATTTTCTTATGATAATTTAGAATGTAACTTTAGCGGTTAGAATTGGTGGTATTTACCCGTTGTACGGTGAGTTTAAAGGATTTGTCTGTATTGGGTTTGTAACTACCTTTATCAAGAGTATTGATATCTCCACTACCGTGCATATGAATAGCGGAGCTTGAGCTCATTGCCATGGCGGAATTAGGATGAAGAATTACAGAGAATTCTAGAAGGTTTAGTGAGAGACAATCTTGTAGAGAGAAAGAGTAAATAAAAGAGTGATTTTTATTAACTTAGTCAAACTGTACAATGTCAAGTGCTTATATACAAGAGGTAGTTAGTCAACATATGTACAAACTAGTTAGTCAACTATTTTCGCATCCCCTCTCAATGTGGGAATGCTAGACGAGAATCAAACAGCAATCCCAACTTGGAAGAAAGATAAAAATGTTGTTGTTGTCCTAATGGTTTTGTTAATAGATCTTCCAACTGACATTGTGACTTTACATTCTTGGTTATGATCAACCCTTCTTCAACTTTCTCTCATACATAATGGCAATCAATGTTCAAGTGCTTAGTTCTCTCATGAAAGACGGGATTTGCAGCTATATGTTGAGCAGACTTATTATCACAAAATAGAGGAATAGGTTGTGGCACAATGACTTTGAAATCCTGCAACAACCCTTGCAACCATACTATCTCACCAGCTGTATAGGACATAGCACGGTACTCAGACTCAGTTGAGGATTTTGAGACTGTCTTCTGTTTCTTGGTTTTCCAAGAAATAAGAGATTCACTGAGGAATGTACACTGGCCTGTCACGGACCTACAACTGAATTGGTAGGCTCCCTAGTCAGCATCACAAAATGCTTGCAAACTAAGATCGTTGTCTGTAGGATAGAATAATGCTGCATCCCTTGTGCCTTGCAGGTACCTCAAGACATGTACAACAGATTGTAGGTGAGGTTCCCTAGGTCTTTAATAGTGAAAGCCTTGTCAAGCACACCTTTCAAGTGTGTCATGTAATGAATATCAGACCCAGTGACTAAAAGATCATCAACATAAACCAAGACTACCACAAAATATCTATGTAAATCTCTAACAAAGAGAGAGTAATCAGATTTAGATTGAACAAAACCTTGAGATAAGAGCAGTTTTGTCAATCCACATTCCATTGCCTAAAAGCTTGTTTAAACCCATAGAGAGACCTTTGTAACTTACAAACTTGACCATGCTTGGCTTTAAAATATCCTTCTGGGGGTTGCATATAAACCTCTTGATCTAGAAAACCATGGAGGAAAGCATTGCTGATGTCTAATTTCTTTATATGCCAACCTTAGCTGCTGCTGCTACAGATAATAAAACTCTTACTGTTGTGAACTTGGCTACAGGTGAGAAGGTATGTTTGAAATCTTTCCCTTCTATCTAGTTGTAACCTTTGGCAACCAAACGTGCCTTATACCTTTCAACAATACCATCTTGCTTGAATTTGACCTTAAACACCTACTTTGAACCTATTTCTTTGAATCCTGGTAGTGGCAAGTTAGTCAATTCCCATGTCCCATTGGTTTCCAATGAAGGTCATTAGAAGATTCAGAAATGACCTTATTATTTGGTGAAAATTCATGTGACTTATAAGGAAAAGAGGTATCATTAAAGATCACATCTCTACTCACAATGATTTTATAAGACTCTAATTCATAGAGCTTGTAGCCCTTTTGTTCATAAGGGTACCCTAGAAAGCCTTTGCATCAAACTTATCTCTGTGTCTTGCCGAAATCAAAGCAAAACACAAGCATCCCATGACCCTTAGCTCCTCATAACTGGTCTCCTTACCCATTAACACTTCAATAGGAGTTTTTCATCCCATAATAGCAGTGGGTAGTTTATTAATGATGTATGTAGCAGCCAATAAGCACTCACCCCAAAATTTCTTGGGCAAATTGGCATACAATCTCATAGCCTTGACAGTTTCCAACAAATGATGTTTTCTTTCTATTCTACCATTTTGTTGGGGAACTTCAGGAATactgttttttttatgtaagatCCCTTTCTTCGCAAATAATTGGAGACAAAATTCTTGAATTATTTATGTCCCATTGTCACTTCTGACCCTTTTAGGAGAAGTTCCATACTGAGTGTGAACATGAGCCAAGAAATTTTCTATGGTGGAAGGTACTTGTTCTTtgttatttaataaaaaaaagtccAAGTAATCCTAGAATTATCATCCGCTATGGTCAAGAAATAATGTGCACTAGTGATGCTAGCTACCTTATATAACCCCCATAAGTCTATGTGTATAAGATCAAAGATATGGGCAGCTCTAGAGTAATCTCTCTCAATGGACATTCTATGCAACTTAGCCATTACACATGTTTCACACACATAGTTCTTTAaatctcttttatttattattggaATATGCTGTATTTTTACATTGGAAGTATGACCAAGACGTGCATGCATTAATTCCAACTTACTGTGAACAACACACCTATCAATCTTAGAACAAGCAAAACTATTTTCTGATGAACATGAATGTGCTTTTATATGACTACTAGATGAACAAGAATGTGCTTTTACATGACTACTAGCATGACTAGACTTATTATCATTTCCTGGGCTTACAAAACATTGTTGCCTAAAATTAAAACCTTGATGCTTGAAATTATGCTGAAATTATAGAATTATTATCATTTCCTGGCCCTGTATAATGCATTGGTAATTATCAAAAGACACTTTCAAGCCACAACAAGATATTAACTTCCCAATGGATAACAGACTATGCTGAAATTCAGGAACATATAACACATCTTTCAACAGAATTCGTGGACTGATTTGTATATCACCAAAGTATTTTACTATCTTAGTAGAACCATCAGGGAGACCAATAAGGACATACTTAGGTAATACCTTTAAACAAAGAAATAATGACTCGTGAGTAGTCATGTGATCAGTGGCACCTGAGTCAAGTATCCAATCAATTTGACTAGATGCATTAACATCAGACACAGCATTAGTGGCAAGTATAATACCTGAAAAATTACCGGCAGCAGTATTGTAGTCCATAAGAAAACCTCCATCCTTAGACTGAATAGCTTGCATTACTTGTTGACAAATTGCAGAAACAAAAGCTGGATCCACCTTGAAGTGTTCATTTCCCTTAGAAGTACTCGCTGAGAATTGAGAAACAGCAGCATCAAGAGGAGTATCTTCATAAAACTCAGCTGCATTAGCCAcgatgtaacacccccttcttacccggccaaggtaataggaggatgttaccatctcggtttcacgagacggtgaaatcggagttgcaattgaaaaacaacttaaataaatgaTAATCTTAGTGATttacaaataaatgaataataaatgtgaaCTAGAGATTATACAACTTGTCTACCATCTAAGATAACTATCTATGCTACACGACTCCAAATCCgatgctcgtcccgtctcccgcctGACATcaaaacaacctgtacttaacctgctcctgatatgattggaaatatcatatggatcgacacaggctacCCCGAatataggtgacaattacacagacacacaacacgtcagtttcaataaataaatataagacaCAACATGATAACTAAAATGCAATAACATGCCAATGATACGAATGCAACACAATTATACAATCACCACGCCGGTACCGGCACACGcctagacgtacccacaaccatcggtgccagggacacgcccacgacaccacacctcacaaacaggtaccgagacacgcccaaACGTATcgggtccgaaagccaaccgAACCCCCTActagacgtcgtgcctcaaccacacgagtccttcCGTACTCAAGtgattaatgtgcacatccctcttggagtgggaagctccaacaggcgactcaagtgtaagacgatctcccaaccgtcttacgtctcctcaacaacaagtatcaccaccaacaacaagTTCCAACTATCACATGTATCACTAAATGCATCATAATATGCCAATATGCCCATTTCACAATAAATATGCATACCTCTTATCAATCGTGCCTTTTCTCATATATCATGATTTCCAATCATACTACATAGCCATGTATACCAACAaccacatgttataatgcaaatccaACAACATAAGAGACTCACCAAGATTCCTCAGACATTACCATGTGATGCAATACTACTCATAATATGGAAATAATGTAAAAGACACGCAAATATACACACCCACATTATtgaaaaccgagtaggattaacctaccttttagcaatcttcGTAAGCTACTCGAATCCGACCCGATTCCGTCTCATTCTATACAAACcacacaatactatcacaaatacATCCTAAACTATTATACACTTACAAACCCCCTTATTATCACCCATTAATTGCCCATATTACTTaccctaattactaattaattactcaCCACAAAAACcccccaaaaattagggt
It includes:
- the LOC141590528 gene encoding uncharacterized protein LOC141590528, whose product is MEVLSRLLRRLPRAANFSYHPKYVQLNLTHLVFANDLLVFTRGDLPSVKAVADCLDKFSHYSDLHVNPSKTELYFGGVADTVRDLILDTTGFNMGAFPFRYLGLPLFNARITQDMYQPLVNSVIFGLHTFWRETCLPEVAVAMLPKIRGGIGIKEVLSWNCAQMMKWVWKLFYRPHCIWAKWITTYVLKGTSLWDAQQTVSNSWYWNNVLKMKDLLLGLTGSLDQALHMLDACTAQMRYSTDTMYGYIRARRSPVTWAPLIHGT
- the LOC141590529 gene encoding uncharacterized protein LOC141590529, translated to MLVMNNGLPTVDKLISHGMYLINRCVLCEHSCEDLPHLFFDCDFSRRVLTVVAHWVHMPLCSFSLAHIVQASVSIRRNVKQQASLLSIIYYLWKERNDRIFKGSKSTVDALCVVIRKVVTLRLYGSNFP